The DNA window GGCATCGACATCGATCAGGTCGACGAGGCCGACGGCGAGAAGATCGTGTCGAATGTGTTCGGAGACAAGAAGACCGATGTAGCGAGCGCGCTCGGTGGTATCAGCGGTGGCGCGGACAGTGGGCTCGTCGCCAAGGTTCTGCCCATTCTGGCGCCGATCGTGTTGGCGTACTTGGCGAAGAGGTTCACCGGAGGTGGGCAAGAGGCAGGTGCACAGGCGTCCGGAGGCGGGCTCGGAGATCTACTGGGCAGCGTGCTCGGCAGCGGCGGATCCGGTGGCTCGGGTGGGCTAGGCGGCGTTCTGGGTGGAATCCTCGGCGGTGGGTCCGGTGGTTCGGGAGGCGGTCTCGGCGACCTGCTCGGCGGGCTCCTCGGCGGCGGCAAGAAGTAGGCGGGTAGCCAGGATCGCGGAACTGGACCGATACAACCATCGGTATCGGTGCCAGTCTTGTTCGCATGGTGTCCACGACTGCAATTGCCGGTGTGTTCGCGGTCGCGTTGGCGATGGTGCTGACTCCCGGACCGAACATGGTGTACCTCGTCTCCCGCAGCATCTCTCAGGGACGAGCCGCCGGACTGGTGTCGCTCGGAGGCGTCGCGCTGGGGTTGGTTGTGTACGTCATTGCAACCAACCACGGCCTGGCGGCGTTGTTCGCGGCCGTCCCGACGCTGTATCTCGTGATCAAGATCGCCGGCGCGTGTTACCTGATGTGGTTGGCGATCTCGGCGGTTCGAGGTTCGACGACGGTATTCGAAGTCACCGGCTTGCAGCAGGATTCGAATCGTCGGCTGTTCACGATGGGACTGTTGACGAACCTGCTGAACCCCAAGATGGCCGTCATGTACATCTCGATCATTCCCCAGTTCGTCGATCCCGCAGCAGGTTCGGTGTTGGTGCAGGGTCTTGTGCTCGGTGGCGTGCAGATTGCCGTCGCGGTGAGCATCAATGCGCTGATAGTGCTGGGTTCAGGCTCCATCGCACAGTTTCTCGCCGTGCGGCCGAGCTGGATCAGAGTGCAGCGATACGTCATGGGAACGGTGCTGGGTCTACTTGCTGTTCGGCTCGCGACCGACGGAAGCCGCCCTGTTCCTGCGTGAAACGTCACTTCTACTTGACCCGTGGACGTACCGATCCGGCTGTCCTATCCTGAGCCGATGAATGTCGCGATTGTCATCTTGATCGTGGTTGTCGGTGTCGTCGCCCTCGTTGCGGCGATCCTGTTCGTGACGCGGACAGTGCTGCGTCGGGTCACTCTGTCGTCCGGGCGGATGATAGCCGAGAACTTCGCCGACAAGGACATCGTTCGATCCGACCCAGCCGCGAACTTCTTCGGCCTCGCATCGAAGGGTGGGCGGCAGGTCCGCGGCAACGGCGCCCTTGTTCTCACCGAGCACGTGTTGTGGTTTCGTCGGATCGGTTCGACGCGTCCTCTCGAAATACCCTTGGCGTCAATCGAGTTGGTGGATATCGTTCGATCGCACGCCGGCAAGTCCGTCGGCCAGGATCTGCTCCGGGTGGGATTCGGTGGCGACTCTGCAGCTTGGTACGTGAACGATCCGCGTTCGTGGATCGACGGTATCAAGCACCAGTAGCTCCAAGCGCCAGTAGCTATCCGCCCGCCTGTACGGAAGCCCGGTACGAACGCCACCCGCCGAAGTCGGTGATGTCCAGCCCTGCTTCTGCAGCCTCGTGTGAACAGCAGAACCCGGTCACCCAACTGCCGTCGGAGAGTTCGATCTTCGTCAAACCCATCGGCACGGGAAGCCCAGCGAGGAATGTCCCGAGGCCGGCCGCCGACATGCGGTACAGCTCGCCTGCGATGGGTGCACCCAGCCCGGGCCCCTGACGGACGAGTCCGGGTTTCGGCGGAGTCGTCCCTAGATCGACGAAGCGGTACGCGTCGGAGGTCAGCGCCTCGCCCAGAAAGCGCGCGCCACGATCGGTGAGCTGATGGTGGACTGGGAATCCCGACAGGTGTGCACCCACGACCAGCACATCCAAGCCTTCGTCGACGAGGACGGGGGCATAGGAGGAGCTGAGCTTGGCTGCAACATCGATCGCGACCTGATCGTGGAACGTCGGAACCACCACCATCACACCGAATGGATTGTTGCCGAGGGTCGAAGCACCCGGCACCGCAACCGCTGCCATGTCCAGCAAGTTGCAGAAGTTGGTGAACGTCCCCAACCGTCGATTGATTCCCAGTGGATCCGCTTGTACAGCAGAGATACTCGGGTGCTCGGTGGTCGTGGGGAGAAGCAATCCGTCGAATCCGTCGAGCAGAACCGACGCACGGCGTTTGCCCTTCGCGATCGTGGACAGGTCGTCGACGTAGCGGTGCGCTGACGGGTCTGCGGCGCCCCGAACTATCTGCGCGACCGTCGGATCCGCCGAAGCAGGATCTCCGGCGAGGAATTCGCCGACCGCCGAGTAGCGCTGCGCAACGATGGCGCCGTCGTACAGCAGGGTAGCCACGTCGAGGAGCGACGAAATATCGACGGGCGCACAGTCGATGCCTTTCGATGCCAACCCGGCCACGGTCCGATCGAACGCGTCTTTGTACTCCGGGCTCAGCGCAGTGAGGTCCTCGGGCCGAGGTATCGCCACTCTCGGAGTCGAGCCGGCCGCGAGTGGCACATCGGCAGGCCACGTACGACTCCGCGGATCGGCGTCGTCGTAACCGGCCATGACTCGGGTGGCACGGGTGGCGGTGTCCAGATCGCCGGCCAGGACCGTCACGCAGTCGTAGTCGGCACAGGCCGGTACGACGCCGGTCGACGGCACAACGCCGAGCGTCGTCTTGACTCCGACGAGCCCGTGGAACGCCGCCGGGACGCGGCCGGAACCGGCTGTATCGGTGCCGATTCCGATGTCGGCGATGCCCAGGGCCACAGCCACTGCTGATCCGGAACTCGAACCACCCGAGACGAGTTCGGGATCCCAGGCGCACCGGACGGCGCCGTACGGGCTGCGGGTGCCGACGAGACCCGTCGCGAATTGATCGAGGTTGGTCTTTCCGAGTATCAGTGCACCGTGCTCGACCAATCTCTGGACAGCTGTGGCAGACACCTCGGGAACATAGGCATACTCCGGGCAGGCCGCGGTGGTGGGTAGTCCCGCTACATCGACGTTGTCCTTGACTGCGACGAGCATTCCCGCCAGCGGGAGTGTGGAATCCAGCGCGTGGGCATCGGCGAGTAGGTCGTCCTCGCTCCGAAGCGTGATCCAGACCTCGGGCCGGTCGACTTCGGCGATTCGTTTGTAGGCCCTACGAACTCGCTCGGTTGCCTCATGCTGCATCGGATCGCTCCTTCTTGGTGAATTCTCCAGCAGCGGACCACGCTGCGCGTTCGGCGTCGAACGCAACCGACTGCACGGCGCGGAACTTCTCGATGGAATCGCTGTTCGCGGCGAGGAACTCGTCGTGCTCGGCGAGGGAGAAGGTTCCGTCCGTGATCTCGACGCCACCGCCCCGCCCGGCCGCAGTGTCGGCCCTCAGATCCAGCAGCTCCTCGGGTGATACGGGGTACCAGGAGATGCGATCGAAGAATCTCAGCAGCCAAGGACTCTCTTTCTCGAAAGAACCACTCTGGTCTGGATACCGGTGATTCCATACCTGCGTGGTGCGGCCGACGAACTGGTATCCGCCTGGCCCCTCCATTCCGTAGATGCACAGGTATGCGCCGCCGATCCCGACTGCGTTCTCCGGCGTCCAGGTGCGGGCCGGGTTGTACTTGGTTGACACGAGCCGATGGCGCGGATCGAGTGGAGTCGCCACGGGCGCGCCGAGATACACGTCGCCGAGACCGAGAACCATGTAGTCCGCTGCGAAGACGGTGTCGAAAACGTCTGCGACGCTGTCGAGCCCGTTCATCCGACGGATGAACTCGATGTTCCATGGGCACCACGGCGCGTCCGAGCGCACACCGTGCATGTACCGGGCGATGGCCTCGCGGGTCGCGGGATCGTCCCAGGACAACGGCATGCGGATGGTACGGGAGGGCACCACCAATTCCGAAGCTGCGGGGAGATCGTCCTCGATCTCGTGCAGCAGTCCCATCAGTGACGTGATGGGCAGTACATCCGGGTCGACCTTGACCTGCAGCGACCGGATGCCGGGTGTCAGATCGAGCAGGCCATGTGGATTCAGCGCGTCGACCCGCTGGTGCAGAGCATGGGCGCGAGCCCGGAGTGCCAGGTCGAGTTTCATGTCTCCGTATTCGACGAGAACGTTGTCGTCGCCGGACCTGCGATACGTCACCGCTGTGTCACCGTCGCGTCGCGCGATCACCCCGTCGTCACCGTCTCCGCCGGAGGAGAAGACGACCGGCAACGACGCTCGGCGCTCCAGCCCCAGTGCGCCGAGCGCAGCGGCGTGTGCGGCCTTCACCGGAACGAATCGGATGGTGTCCCCTGGCTTGAGCTGTCCGAGCTTCCAGCGTTCGGCGGCGACGACCGTCACCGGGCACACGAAGCCCCCGAGGCTCGGGCCGTCGGGACCCAGCAGAATCGGTGTGTCTCCGGTGAAGTCGAGAGCACCGACGGAATACGCGTTGTCGTGAATATTCGACGGGTGCAGGCCGGCTTCGCCGCCGTCCTCTCGGGCCCATTCCGGTTTGGGCCCGATGAGACGTACTCCGGTGCGGTCGGAGTTGAAGTGCACCTCGTAGTCGGTCGAGTAGAGGGTGTCCATGTCGGCGCGAGTGAAGAACTCCGGCGCGCCGTGCGGTCCCTCGGTGACGGCTATGTTCCAATTCCCGCCGTTCGATGTCGAGGGTAGGACCGGACGATGCTCCATGGGGATCGAACGAATGCGATCGGAATCGTGAAGACCTTCGATTTCGAGAATGTCCCCCTCGCCGAGGGTGCCGCCCCGGTACCCGCCGAATTTGCCGAGGGTGAAGGTCGACGCGCTACCGAGGTAGTCCTCGATCTCGATGCTGCCCTGAACCGTCACGTACACACGTAGTCCGGCGCCATGCGTCGGGCCGACGTCCAACACAGCACCTGCAGGAACTACGACAGGACGCCACTGCGGTACGTCCCGACCGTCGATGCGGACCCGAGCGTCGGCGCCGGTGACGCACACGTAGGTGTCGGCGTCGAACGTCAGTGCCGGACCTGACATCGCCGACTCCAGACCCGGCGCCCCCTCGGGATTACCGAGCGCGACGTTGCCGAGACGGAAGGACAGGTCGTCCATCGGCCCCGACGGCGGCACGCCCACCTTCCAATATCCGACGCGTCCAGGCCAGTCCTGGATAGTGGTGAGCATGCCGGGTCGAACCACGGTCATCTTGGTGACGCTCATGATCGGGTCACCACCATCCGTACCGGCGTGGGATCGAATCCATTGCAGGGGTTGTTGATCTGGGGGCAGTTCGACACCAGGACGAGAGTGTCGATCTCGGCTCTCAGTGACAGGGACTTACCGGGTGCCGACAGCCCGTCGACGATGCCGAGAGTTCCGTCGGCGTCCACCGGGACATTCATGAAGAAGTTGATGTTGGACACCATGTCCCGCTTGCCGAGTCCCCACTTGGCGCCTTCGATCAAGAAGTTTTCCACGCACGCGTGCTGGTGTTTGGTGTGGTGGCCGTAGCGCAGTGTGTTCGATTCCTGCGAGCAGGCGCCACCGACGGTGTCGTGGTTGCCGACCTCGTCGGCGACGATCGTCATCAGCGGTGTCGAGTCATCGCTCAGCAGAATGCTTCCGGTGGTGAGAAACAGGTTGCGCTGCGCGGCGATCGTCGCACTGGCGGAGTAGCGGACAGCGTGATCCTGCGCCGAGTACACCAGCGTGTCGACGGCCTGGTTTCCGTGGAGGTCGATGATCGTCAGTACGTCACCGGCCGCCACGACGGTGGACCAGGATGCACGCGCATCGGCGCACTGGTCGAGAATGATCGTGTCGAGTGTCGTTGTCATCGGGTGCCTTTCAGGCCGGAATTCCACGTAGACTCGGTATTCCAGACTGCGCGTTGGTATTCGGGTTCGGTGTTGGGCAGGTCCGCCAACTCCTCGGTGGCATCCCAGGCCAGCACGTCCAGCGCGGTGGTGTCGAAGGTCCGGGATGGATCGAGTGGATGAGCGGTGTTGGCGAGCAGTACGACGACCGGGAGATGGATCAGTAGGTCGATCTCTGCCCCTGCGCCTGCGGTGCCGGTGCTCATCAATGAGCCCTCGGACTCGACGCGTACCCCGTGGAAGAACGAGATCGACGGTGGAAGATCCCGTGGTTCGAGGCCGTTCTTCGCTGCGGCGACAGTGAACAGTTCCCGTCCAGCCGGCGACGTGGAATGCAATGCGCCGCTTCCGTATTTCGCGGCGTTCGACTTCGCGGAGGTAGTGCCGCACAAGGCGTCGTGGTGTCCGGAACTGTCGGCGACGACGGTGGCGAGCACCCGGCCCTGATCGGACAGCAGAGGATGTCCGACGCCGAGGTATGCCTGCCACGGAACCTTGACGGTGTCGGCGGCGTTCAGGCGCTCCCACGGGGCATCGGCGCGGTAGAGCAGGATGTTCGCGCAGGCGTTGCCGTCGACGTCGCGTAGCCGGAGCCTGGTTCCTCGGGACAGGACCATGGTGGTGTACCGGCCGCCGGGAACGGTGTCGGCGAAGGTGAGTCGATCGACGCCGTCGGGCGGGGTGGGGCCGTCGATGGCGATGGCCTGGGACCTGGCGTGTTCTTTGGCTGCCTGTGTGGTTGCAGTGCTCATGCGTTGGTGCTTTCTTGTCGTGACGAAGGAGCGTGCGGATGAGCGGTTGCTGGCCGTGGGTGGGTCTTTCCGCGGGGGAAGCAGGCGATACCCACGACGATGACGGCGAGGACCGTCAATGGTGCAGCCCACAGCAGGACCGGGTAGTCACCGGTGGGATCGAAGATCTCGGCCCGAGGCCAGGACAGGTTGACCACCATCAGGCCGCCGTAGAGGACGGCAGCGACGTTGACGGGGATGCCGAGCCAGCCGAGGGTGAAGAGCTTTTTGCCCTCGGCGTCCACCTGGACTCCCCCGTGAGGCCACCCTTTCAGTCGTTGGAAGAGAAGGGGAACCGTCACCATCATGTAGGCGAGGTAGATCAGCACGATGCACACGCTGGTGAGCGTCGTGAACAGCGCGGCGTTGCCGAGGTTGACGACCAACACTGCGACGCAGGCGAGTCCGATGAGAACCGAAGGGGCGATAGGAGTTCCGGTCTTCGAGTTGATCTTGGACAGTACCTGTGAGGCGGGGAGTCTTCCGTCGCGAGCCATCGAGAACATCAGCCTCGATGCGGCCGTCTGAATGGCCAACGTGCAGATGAAGACTGCGATTGCGACATCGATCAGCAGCACCGTCCCCCATGGCGAGGTGAGGATCGAATCGATCACGTACGGGAGGCCGAGCGTCGCGAGGTTTCCGTCGGTCAGTGACGGAGCCGCCATGAGTGCGCCGACGATCATCAGACCGCCACCGAGCGCGGATGCGGACAGTGCCAGGCGGATGGTGCGAGGTGCGACGCGACGCGGGTTGTGGGTTTCCTCGGCAAGTTCACCCGCGGAACCGAAACCGACCATGACGTAGGCGGCCATGAGGCCCGAGACTATCCATGCCCAGATGTATCCGGGTTCTGCGCCAGCGGCTCCGGTGTCGAGTACCACCTGCGGTCCGCGTTGGGCGTGGGTGAAGAAGACTGCAACCAATGCGATGACACCGACGATCTCGCACGTGACGCCGATGCTGTTGATGCGCGACATCCAGTTGACGCCGATCGAGTTGATGGTCGTCGTGGCGACGAGCAAGACGGACCCGAGAATTACGGCGTTGGTGGCTCCGCTCGGCGAGGTGAGTGCCGGATCGTCGCCGACGATCTGAAATCCGCTCCAGATGCTGGGAAGGACCACCTGTAGGGCGATTGCCGCAGCCGATGCGGTCACGACCTGCGCGATGATCATGAACCAGCCGGCGAACCAACCGACGATCTCACCGCCCATGCGTCGGGACCACTGGTAGATGGCTCCCGAAATCGGATATCGCGCCGCAAGTTCCGCGAAGTTGAGGGCGACCATGAACTGGCCCAGGAACACCAACGGCCAGGTGAAGAAGAAGGCCGGGCCGCCGAAGCTGAATCCGAGAGCGAAGAGCTGGAAGATTGTGGTGAGGATCGATACGAACGAGAAGCCTGCGGCGAACGATGCGAACTTGCCGAGCGAACGGTGCAGTTGCTGTTCGTATCCCAGCTCGGCGAGATCCGACTGGTCGCTGGAGACCGGTGCCGGTGAACCCTCGTGCGCGGGCAGAGTAGTCGAGCTCATGTGCGTCTCCTGGAAGGAAGAAGAGATGACCGCCCGTCTGCGCTGCCGGTGCGGGGTTTCTGTCAGTCGATAGTTTTCCGTGTCGACAGATCCCGTGGGTGACGCTCGTGTATCGAACAGTGGCGTCTGTGAAACAACTGTGTTTCCTCTATTTCTATCAAGTGACAGAAACTTCACCGTCTGCTTTTCGATGCCAGGATGGACACCATGACGACCGCAGGCCGACCGAGGCTCAGTACGAAGAAGCGGCCGGGAGAGACGGCTCGCGAGGAAATCCTCGACGCTGCTGCGGAGCTGTTCACCACCCGCGGGTTCACCAATACCTCGACGCGGATGATCGCCGAGGCTGTCGGAATGCGTCAGGCATCGCTGTATCACCACTTCGCCAACAAGGACGAGCTGCTCGACGCGCTGCTGAGCGGGACCGTCGATCATCCGCTGGCCGTCGCGCAGTCCATCCGCGGTTCGGATGCACGACCCGAGGTGAAGATGTATGCGCTCGCACTGTTCGACGCCGGTCAGCTGGGACGATCCACCTGGAATCTTGGTGCGCTCTATCTACTGCCGGAGCTACGCAACGAGCGGTTCGAAACCTTCCGGGCACACCGCCACGCACTGATGGACCTGTATGCCTCGATCGCTGCGGAAGTGCTCGACGGGACGGTTGGCGCTGTCCCGGGTACGGAGGATCTGCCGTTCCGATTGGTGGAGACAGTCGTCAATGGGCGGGCCGATGCCGAAAGCGGTCGCCCCTCGCCTGCCGGGGACTATGCCCGCGTGGTGGCCGAGGCGGCCGTGCGCGCCCTCGGGTGGACAGGGTCGGTGGCCGAGTTGCACGCGGAGGCGGTGACGTTCTCGGAGGGCATACTTGCGTGGTGACCGAACATACTGACTGGGCTGAGAACCCGTCGATCGATGGCTAAGAAGAACCAGCAGCAGCCCGTAGGACCCGTTGCCGGTGTGTACGAGATCGACACCGGCACCTGTGCGCTCGTTCGCGACACGTTGACCGCCGACGGGTGGATCATCGAGGTCAACGGTGTCCCGAGTTCGCACATCGACGTCGACGACCCGACCCAACTCGACTTCGAGTACATGCGCTGGATCGCGGGACTCGTTCGGCATCATAAATTTCCGGGTCCGCGGTTGCGGGCGCTGCATCTCGGCGGTGGCGCGTGCACTCTCGCTCGTTACTTCGCGTCGGTATACCCCGACGCTAGGCAGGTCGTCGTCGAATTGGATGGCGCGCTGGCCCAACTCGTTCGCGAATGGTTCGACCTACCCCGCGCGCCGTTGCTTCGCATCCGGGTGGGGGAAGCGCGCGCCGTCACCGAGACACTGACCGAGGACAGCCGCGATCTCGTCATCCGTGATGTGTTCGCCGGAGCGCTCACTCCCGGTCCGCTGCTGACACTCGAATTCACCGAGCATGTCCGACGCGTTCTCGCGCCGGGTGGCATCTACGTCGTCAACTGCGGAGACACCCGCGATCTGACGCTGGCGAAGCGTGAGGCAGCGACGATCGGCAGCATCTTCCCGTACCTGTCGATCATCGCTGATCCGGCGATGTTGAAGGGGCGACGCTACGGCAACGTGGTCATCGCAGGGAGTGATGTTCCTCTGGGCGAGGATCCTGCGCTTGCTCGCGAACTGCTCGGCGGCGGTGTGCCGGCGCAAGTGTGGTCGGACGAGCGGGTACGCACTTTCGCGCGAGATGCGAAACCCCTACGAGATACTTGATCCGCACAGCCGTTTCGCGCATAGGGTGGAAGGGTCAACCCCCGATCGCGAATGTTGCAGAAGGATACGAACAATGGCGCTCATCGCTCTGCTCGATTTGAAGTTCAAGCCCGACATGCTCGACGACGCCAAGGTGGTACTCGCCAAAGTCCTCGCCGATACCCGGGCTTTCGATGGCTGCCAGGGAGTCGACGTGCTCGTCGATGCCGACGACGAGACGCATTGGATCGCCTACGAGCGTTGGGAATCCGCAGAGGCGGACGCGAAGTACCGCGAGTTCCGTGCCGGAGAAGGCAAGGTCACCGAGCTCGGCCCACTGCTCGCCGGTGCCCCCGGACTGAGCAAGTTCACCGTGGCCGATGTATGACGGCGTCTCGACAGTGACGGCTTCCGAAGGGTGACTGGCTTCTACACGGGCCTGCCTGTGTAAAAGCCCTGCACCATGTCGAATCCCAGTTCGGCCGCGACGCGCAGTTCGGCCTCGGTCTCGACGCCTTCCATGATGAGCGTCGAGCCGATGTCGCGGGCGAACGCCGCAAGGGCTGCAGCAGCGGCCCGGCGCGCCGGATCCTTGTCGATTCCGTGCACGAGCGCGTAGTCGATTTTCAGCGTGTCCGGTTTCAGTTCGACGACCTGACGCAGACCGGAGAATCCGGCGCCGACGTCGTCGACCGAGATCTTGACACCGGCGCCGCGCATGGATTCGACGGAGCGGGCGACTGATCGATAGTCTTCGACGCGTTCGTGTTCGGTGATTTCGAGGTACAGGGTTCGTGTCGCGAGGTGTGGTGAGAGCCGTGTCATCAGATCGGTCGAGCGAATGGTTTCGGCCGATGCATTGATCGAGACGAAAGCCGAGGCGGGCAGCGTGCCCATGGTGGCGAGCGCAACGTCGATCGCGGCGAGTTCGAGTCGGGGCCCGACGCCGGCCCGGGTGGCGTCACGAAACCAGATCATCGGCGATCCGTGACCGAACGGGAATCGCGAAAGTGCTTCGTATCCGACCACTTCGGAAGTGAACGTGTCACAGATCGGTTGGAACGCTACGGTAGGGCCGCCGCTGTCGAGCAGCGCTTGGATTCGGTCCCGAACAACGAGCGGATCTGGTACGTGCCTCGGGTGTGCATCGTGCTGCGGAGTCTTGTGGCGATACAGGTCGATGTCGGCGACCGCGATGAGTCGGCGCAGGAGCGCACCGGTGGTGTCTCCCCGGATCAGCGTGTCCCCGGCGGAACCGGCGCTGGTAGTGACGGGCGGGCCGCTGAATGATTCCTCGAGCGCGCCGCGAATTCGAAGCTCCGCATCGCTGACCTCGGATTGTGTTCCGAGGTGAACGCAGACGAATTCGTCGCCGCCGAGGCGTGAGACCACGGAGTTCTCGGATGCGGCGTGCAGCAGGCGTTCGGCTACTTCGACGAGCACGGCATCGCCGGTCGGGTGACCGTATCGGTCGTTGATCGACTTGAAGGCATCGATGTCGATGACGACGACTCCGACTGCGCGTGCTTCCGCCCCGAGACCGGCACCTACCCGATTGAACTGCTCGACCATATCGAACAGTCCTCGACGATTCCACAGTCCTGTCAGCGGATCACGTAGCGCGCCCCGAGCGCGTTCGCGGAGGTAGCGGATATACGGGCGTAGGGCGAAGGGAGTGACGAACAACGTAGCGATAGTGACCACGCGGGAGGCGACCGACCACGGGTCTTCGCTCGATTGCACGGCCAGGCCAGCCAGAGTCAGCAGCATTGTCACGGACACGATCAGATGAGCGGTCACCACTTTCGGCGGTGTCGACACGATCGCAAAGACAGCCACTATCGAGAACATGGCACAGCCCGGCATGGCTTCGAAGCTGGATTCGAACATTGCCAGCACGAAGACGATTCCGAGATCGGCCCACAGCACGTACATACTCGCGAGCCGTCGACTCGGCCACGGCCTGAAGAACCACAGCAAAGCAACCGGGATCGTCGACGACGCCGCGAGCCCGACCAGAACGGACGCGATCGGGCCCAATTGACCGGACGGAATCATCAAGAGCCCCGACGCACCGAAGGCCAGCGTCAGCAGCCCGACGATCACCCGGCCCCGCAGTTCGCTTTCGGGGGCGAGCACGCCCGCTTGTTCGATGTCGAAGGTGTTGATGCCGTACGGATTGGATTTGTGAGGTGCAGGGTGAGAACCACCGACCGTGGTGGAACTGGTCGACGCTAGGTCCTCCGCCACACCGGACCCTCTCTACGCGGAACGCTCATCTCCACCCGTGACATCACTGCAGCAGGCGTTGATGTGCTCGTTCGTGGGCCCCGACCTGCGTCCTAGTCGACCCTGCCGCAGACCCTACCAGCGGAAAGGTCGACCGATCTGTGCTTTCGGGGCAGCGGGATCGAACCCGACGCTAGTCCGTGCCCGACTCGATGGCTGCGTGATCCAAGGCGTCGGAGTTGATTTGCGAGCCCTCTGCACTGCCTGCCGCGATCGCTGCCGCACCTCCAGGAGGAAGATCGCCGATGAGTTCGCCCCACGCGGTGAGCTGCTGCTGGGCGGCATACTGCTCGAGCTTGCTGCGGGAATCGGCGATGTCGAGGTTGCGCATGGTGAGCTGGCCGATGCGATCACCAGGGAAGAACGCCTGGTCTTTGGCACGTTCCATCGACAGCTTTTCGGGGTGATAGCTGAAGTTCGAGCCCGTGGTGTCGACGATGGTGAAGTCCTGGCCGCGCCGCAGACGGACGGTGACGCTTCCGCTGACGACGTTGCCGACCCACCGCTGCAGCCCCTCACGCAGCATCAGGGCCTGCGGATCGAACCAGCGGCCCTCGTACAGCAACCGGCCGAGTCGTCGTCCCTCGTTGTGGTACGACGCAACGGTGTCCTCGTTGTGGACGGCGTTGAGGAGGCGCTCGTAGGTGATGTGCAGCAGGGCCATTCCAGGCGCCTCGTAGATGCCGCGGCTCTTGGCCTCGATGATGCGGTTCTCGATCTGATCCGACATGCCGAGTCCGTGCCGGCCCCCGATGGTGTTGGCCTCCATGACCAGGTCGACGGCACTGTCGAATCTCGTGCCGTTGATGGCGACCGGGCGTCCACGCTCGAATTCGACGGTGACGTCCTCGGTCTCGATGGCCACCTCGGGGTCCCAGAAGCGGACTCCCATGATGGGGCTGACGATCTCGAGCGAGGTGTCGAGGTACTCGAGGCTCTTGGCTTCGTGCGTAGCGCCCCAGATGTTGGCGTCGGTGGAGTACGCCTTCTCGGCGGAATCACGGTAGGGAAGGTCGTGCTCGGTGAGCCACACCGACATCTCGTGACGGCCGCCGAGTTCGCTGACGAACGCCTTGTCCAGCCACGGCTTGTAGATCCGAAGTTCGGGATTGGCGAGTAGGCCGTAGCGGTAGAACCGCTCGATGTCGTTGCCCTTGTAGGTGGATCCGTCACCCCAGATGGACACACCGTCCTCGGCCATCGCGCGGACCAGCATCGTGCCGGTGACAGCGCGACCGAGCGGGGTCGTGTTGAAGTACGTCTGGCCCGACGACCGGATGTGGAACGCGCCGCACGTCAGCGCAGCCAGGCCCTCCTCCACCAGCGGTTCGCGGCAGTCGACCAGACGGGCCTGCTCGGCACCGTAGGCGCGGCCGCGCGCTGGAACG is part of the Rhodococcus sovatensis genome and encodes:
- the argG gene encoding argininosuccinate synthase, with the translated sequence MTKVLHELPVGERIGIAFSGGLDTSVAVAWMRERGAVPYAYTADIGQYDEPDLSDVPARGRAYGAEQARLVDCREPLVEEGLAALTCGAFHIRSSGQTYFNTTPLGRAVTGTMLVRAMAEDGVSIWGDGSTYKGNDIERFYRYGLLANPELRIYKPWLDKAFVSELGGRHEMSVWLTEHDLPYRDSAEKAYSTDANIWGATHEAKSLEYLDTSLEIVSPIMGVRFWDPEVAIETEDVTVEFERGRPVAINGTRFDSAVDLVMEANTIGGRHGLGMSDQIENRIIEAKSRGIYEAPGMALLHITYERLLNAVHNEDTVASYHNEGRRLGRLLYEGRWFDPQALMLREGLQRWVGNVVSGSVTVRLRRGQDFTIVDTTGSNFSYHPEKLSMERAKDQAFFPGDRIGQLTMRNLDIADSRSKLEQYAAQQQLTAWGELIGDLPPGGAAAIAAGSAEGSQINSDALDHAAIESGTD